In one Pangasianodon hypophthalmus isolate fPanHyp1 chromosome 22, fPanHyp1.pri, whole genome shotgun sequence genomic region, the following are encoded:
- the LOC117595771 gene encoding cartilage intermediate layer protein 1: MRFCFGVKPAGSMKELIFGVFLVTMGVFSQSWAILLPLGLPVEICYTQWFDRDNPSGLGDYETLDQLRAEYPGTICPKPLTIEAQTVSGTPASSTGQVFQYYNTVYGFACVNSQQKLGSCLDYKVRFRCPCLDLEVL; the protein is encoded by the exons ATGAGATTCTG TTTTGGAGTGAAGCCTGCAGGCAGTATGAAGGAGTTG ATCTTTGGTGTGTTCTTGGTTACAATGG GAGTCTTCTCTCAAAGTTGGGCGATTCTACTCCCTTTAGGTCTTCCAGTGGAAA tttgTTACACTCAGTGGTTTGACCGTGACAATCCTAGTGGATTAGGAGATTATGAAACACTCGACCAGCTGAGAGCAGAATATCCAGGGACAATCTGTCCCAAGCCTTTAACCATTGAAGCTCAGACTGTCTCTGGTACTCCAGCCTCAAGCACTGGACAAGTGTTTCAATA ctacAACACGGTGTATGGCTTTGCCTGTGTGAATTCTCAGCAGAAATTGGGAAGTTGTCTGGATTATAAGGTGCGTTTTAGGTGCCCGTGTCTTGACCTTGAGGTTCTCTGA
- the LOC113524801 gene encoding mucin-5AC-like, translating to MKELIFCVILIATGALAQKEEIQLEKIEIPPCPRLCYTRWFDRDNPSGFGDYETLINLRAENPGKICDYPYSIQVQTLSGQDASTTGQVFAYSDTVNGFACVNAQQPKGKRCLDYKVRFVCPCPKLELAEDTLIQETERKPHGPSGCVDWKDMRFCFGVKTAGSMKELIFGVFLVTMGVFSQSWAIPPPGLPVKLCYTQWFDRDNPSGLGDYETLDQLRAEYPGTICPKPLTIEARTVSGTPASSTGQVFQYYDTVYGFACVNSQQRRRSCLDYEVRFGCRCPWPRGSLVNL from the exons ATGAAGGAGTTG ataTTTTGTGTGATCTTGATTGCTACTG GAGCTTTGGCTCAGAAAGAAGAAATTCAGCTCGAGAAAATTGAAATTCCTCCTTGTCCCAGGC tTTGTTACACTCGGTGGTTTGACCGTGACAACCCCAGTGGGTTTGGAGATTACGAAACTCTCATCAACCTGAGAGCGGAGAACCCGGGGAAGATCTGCGATTATCCTTACTCCATTCAGGTTCAGACGCTCTCTGGACAAGACGCTTCAACCACTGGACAAGTGTTTGCATA ctctgaCACAGTGAATGGTTTTGCCTGTGTGAATGCTCAGCAACCAAAGGGCAAAAGGTGTTTGGACTACAAGGTGCGCTTCGTATGCCCATGTCCAAAGTTGGAACTTGCAGAAGACACTCTCATCCAGGAAACTGA AAGGAAGCCTCATGGGCCTTCAGGGTGTGTCGACTGGAAAGACATGAGATTCTG TTTTGGAGTGAAGACTGCAGGCAGCATGAAGGAGTTG ATCTTTGGTGTGTTCTTGGTTACAATGG GAGTCTTCTCTCAAAGTTGGGCGATTCCACCTCCAGGTCTTCCAGTGAAAC tttgTTACACTCAGTGGTTTGACCGTGACAATCCTAGTGGATTAGGAGATTATGAAACACTCGACCAGCTGAGGGCGGAATATCCAGGGACAATCTGTCCCAAGCCTTTAACCATTGAAGCTCGGACTGTCTCTGGTACTCCAGCCTCAAGCACTGGACAAGTGTTTCAATA ctacGACACGGTGTATGGCTTCGCCTGTGTGAATTCTCAGCAGAGGAGGAGAAGCTGTCTGGATTATGAGGTGCGTTTTGGATGCCGGTGTCCTTGGCCCCGAGGTTCGCTGGTCAACCTGTGA
- the ppox gene encoding protoporphyrinogen oxidase: MQKCVAVLGGGISGLSACYYLSKTSNVSKVVLLEATGRFGGWINTTRREDGAVFEHGPRGVRPAGAVGRNTLNMLSDLGLEREILPVPHDHVASKNRFLYVNGELHKLPSSISGVVKTVPPFSRPIILSVMKEVLVRKGKQEDESVHSFVSRRLGSELADIAMDCLCRGVFAGDSRKLSVRSCFPPLHRAEQDWGSVLLGMLFGGEKAGTGGTSALAQRAKAESWAQWSLTDGMQTLPDALQEALRGRERVEIHHSAPVRSLSYTAGGWEIKQEDGATLKADHVISALPASVLASLLPPAARSLSHQLCEINSVSVGVVNLEYEGSVLPVTGFGHLIPSSEDRGLLGIVYDSVLFPQHNRRGEPTTRMTVMMGGAWFEETLGGPDEVKVEVLLDRAVQAVRSHLNITSSPVWSKAAVLKNCIPQYHLGHWKRLEAMRRYISDHALPLTLTGASFDGVSVNDVIFSGRTAAEGLVGKI, encoded by the exons atgcagaaGTGTGTAGCTGTTCTTGGAGGGGGGATCAGCGGTCTTTCAGCCTGCTATTACCTCAGCAAAACCTCCAATGTCTCCAAg GTGGTGCTGTTGGAGGCGACGGGGAGGTTTGGAGGGTGGATAAACACTACTCGTAGGGAGGATGGAGCTGTATTTGAACACGGCCCGAGAGGAGTCCGACCGGCCGGAGCAGTGGGGAGAAACACACTAAACATG CTGTCTGATTTGGGTCTGGAGCGTGAGATCCTGCCGGTTCCTCATGATCACGTGGCCTCCAAGAACCGTTTCCTGTACGTGAATGGAGAGTTACACAAACTGCCCTCCAGCATCAG tgGAGTGGTGAAAACGGTGCCTCCGTTTTCCCGTCCCATCATCCTCAGCGTGATGAAGGAGGTCCTGGTGAGGAAGGGGAAGCAGGAGGACGAGTCCGTGCACTCGTTCGTGTCCAGGAGATTGGGCTCTGAG ttagcaGACATAGCGATGGACTGTCTGTGTCGTGGAGTGTTTGCGGGAGACAGCAGGAAGCTGAGTGTGCGCTCGTGTTTCCCGCCGCTCCACAGAGCCGAACAGGACTGGGGCTCCGTCCTGCTGGGCATGCTCTTCGGAGGAG AGAAGGCGGGTACAGGCGGCACGTCGGCGCTGGCACAGCGGGCGAAGGCGGAGTCGTGGGCGCAGTGGTCTCTGACAGACGGGATGCAGACTCTCCCTGACGCCCTGCAGGAGGCGCTGAGGGGGCGTGAGCGAGTGGAGATCCATCACAGCGCCCCCGTCAGGTCTCTGAGCTACACTGCGGGCGGCTGGGAG aTTAAACAGGAGGACGGAGCAACATTAAAAGCTGATCATGTGATTTCTGCTCTACCTGcttcag tgttGGCCTCATTACTGCCCCCTGCTGCCAGATCACTGTCACATCAGCTGTGTGAGATAAACTCTGTGAGCGTCGGGGTGGTGAACCTGGAGTACGAGGGATCTGTGTTACCTGTAACG ggttttgGACACTTGATCCCTTCGTCAGAGGACAGAGGTCTGTTAGGGATCGTGTACGACTCGGTTCTGTTTCCACAACACAACCGGAGAGGAGAACCCACAACCAGAAtgaca gtGATGATGGGAGGTGCTTGGTTTGAAGAGACATTAGGTGGTCCAGATGAGGTGAAGGTTGAGGTGCTGTTGGATCGAGCGGTCCAGGCCGTGAGGTCGCACCTGAACATTACATCATCACCTGTGTGGAGTAAAGCTGCTGTCCTGAAG aacTGCATTCCACAGTATCACCTGGGACACTGGAAGCGACTCG AGGCGATGAGGCGGTACATCAGCGATCACGCTCTTCCACTCACGCTGACTGGAGCCTCATTTGACGGTGTCTCTGTTAATGATGTCATATTTAGTGGACGGACAGCAGCAGAGGGGCTTGTGGGAAAAATCTGA